A single Kryptolebias marmoratus isolate JLee-2015 linkage group LG16, ASM164957v2, whole genome shotgun sequence DNA region contains:
- the LOC108241980 gene encoding titin-like isoform X6, whose translation MKAPIAAPEPELKTEPETEQAPDQHSVSSTETQPAPEEPKEESEMKKEEPEVVEEEKKEDTNEKEEEKPAEQDEATTAEEKATEQAKKEKPVKEKRTEKKAEEAKGAKRQRNMQCKVTLLDDALFECELDKHAKGQELFSKVCNHINLLEKDYFGLAHWETPTNKTWLDPTKEIRKQVPGAVYEFTFSVKFYPPDPAQLTEDLTRYFMCLQLRKDIMQGVLPCSFVTLSLLGSYTVQSELGEYDPEVHGPDYVKDLSLAPGQSKELEEKVMELHRTYRSMSPAQADILFLENAKKLAMYGVDLHQAKDLDSVDIMLGVCSSGLMVYKDKLRINRFPWPKVLKISYKRSSFFIKIRPSEQEQYESTIGFKLPNYKASKKLWKVCVEHHTFFRVQSVEPPSSRRFLVLGSKFRYSGRTQAQTRQASSMIDRPAPRFTRSASKRLSRNLDGAGDDTLQFLEQLSAPIRCETDDWLLMMTPDKSQPSPGLPAKGESEQTFTQSWEEGESSRSVTVTWQGTETQSVSGPGQSVKPSLVRSPSLARLLQPAVTQQDDWFQYLDRFFSFPERAEKPPFSTEGQSQLDVQTQVKSVTKREMSTKKVVEWLQESVTLADSLQEAEVLEGKLREVRDLEERLQDIDEKAERVQKIIEYELGQEEVDRLRAEEALELELEQQRIQGGTKVVVKRSVRRMETEEGEVDALEDQIKQVFFKGLLPEEEEGFEMIEMNQLDDSSRDKLRQMEKEWQEEVREKFASPDAAGATSVVAYQKTVRTADKRVIIVGERGQAGAQVEDEDSWFRLFDSPFAAFKPSVDSEESSSTHVGKPELIVEDRPKREEELIKRVDDWFVLLDVPPGKTYYIPPVTLKERTQVDAGRFVSVVGVEQEENVLVEERKVTRRSLEQQSVAERVDDWFELSDVPPRETTDVSAVAEVSVAEGVSLVEEKAFDQREKRVVFVEEFGKELMARETKDDRLALLPVKESSLVSQVSMTGDVQAYREESRTIVSESVESSRKDVVTEIVMQAEDKKLPEQRILERIHGRDDGDWFLLFDVVSKEESYVPPVSAPLLRKVYPDVPAEAERAGQKLRQTAFDQIRPRLFQPLPEKDDDWFVVFDAGREKAVISPAGRKLTSVRSPFLVYGGCASVTQRLSHFICTPAEIIQDVKRRIEREVTTTETRAHKETIIDVGGRQDAACFSEIRLSQIETLVSREGEDDWFELLDFAREKPAATPPAAVVQRAVRVAAQAEPKPKVVTEDVRPRVTFVNPPLSRKVDDDWFELLDGAAEVSAAAEERIRFGPEVRAAERLAVTEQRVQKRITIVEETWQKKEAVQTPPALTAEEDDWFVLLDRAPEKSVAAPERMRLPAEVRLPTAGARTRTDISERKPKFERRILEERLPRVSDDWFVLLDGDLKESVVSSQRGARPVSAPVFSHAALAEAGIPMSPLDQPQTSTPIKTSCQEDRKLEVTVEAAEPSKIEGVSEVKSVVWREQREVQSSLISTINGDIQHESEFEKTGLEGVLMRQKRAKKYEGDTIYIRHSLLMLEDFDKPQEELLRHHASISELKRNFMESVPESRPSEWDKRLSTHSPFRTLGINGQPLPSADGSVCVSSFCKPSETNASHEEPISTLGFSDPPSPTASHGSEPDSTEALRLPVDEEEEWCNHEEVVVFEPLSVPVVEVEMAQLAPPSFEASWTALDEVLEEEGPRPGASECSGRMPGSSPASYFWSDGPQVIRCFQHPRHTKTPQIYNGGEHRGSGENYF comes from the exons ATGAAGGCACCGATTGCAGCTCCGGAGCCTGAGCTAAAAACTGAGCCGGAGACTGAACAGGCTCCGGATCAGCACTCAGTCAGCAGCACGGAGACGCAG CCAGCTCCAGAGGAGCCGAAGGAAGAATCTGAGATGAAGAAAGAGGAGCCCGAAGTagtggaggaagagaaaaaggagGACACCAAcgaaaaagaggaggagaagccaGCGGAACAGGACGAGGCGACCACAGCAGAGGAAAAAGCCACGGAGCAGGCTAAGAAGGAGAAGCCCGTGAAAGAAAAGAGGACTGAGAAGAAGGCGGAGGAGGCTAAGGGCGCCAAACGTCAGAGAAACATGCAGTGCAAAGTCACCCTACTGGACGACGCTCTGTTTGAGTGCGAACTTGAT AAACATGCTAAAGGCCAGGAGCTTTTTTCGAAAGTGTGCAATCATATCAACCTGCTGGAGAAAGACTACTTTGGCCTCGCTCACTGGGAAACCCCAACCAACAAG ACATGGTTGGATCCCACTAAAGAGATCCGGAAACAGGTTCCCGGCGCTGTTTACGAGTTTACATTCAGCGTGAAGTTCTACCCTCCTGATCCAGCCCAGCTCACTGAAGACCTCACCAG GTACTTCATGTGCCTCCAGCTCAGGAAGGACATTATGCAAGGTGTCCTTCCCTGTTCCTTTGTCACCTTGTCCCTGCTGGGTTCCTACACGGTCCAGTCAGAGCTGGGGGAATATGACCCAGAGGTTCATGGACCGGACTACGTTAAAGACCTGAGCCTGGCCCCGGGACAGAGCAAAGAGCTGGAAGAAAAAGTGATGGAGCTGCACCGCACTTACAG GTCAATGAGTCCGGCTCAAGCAGACATATTGTTTCTGGAAAATGCGAAGAAACTTGCGATGTACGGCGTAGACCTGCATCAGGCCAAG GATCTTGACAGTGTCGACATCATGCTGGGGGTTTGCTCGAGCGGTCTGATGGTTTACAAGGACAAGCTGAGGATCAACCGTTTCCCTTGGCCCAAAGTGCTCAAAATCTCTTACAAACGGAGCAGCTTTTTCATCAAAATCAGGCCGTCAGAG caGGAGCAATATGAGAGCACCATCGGCTTCAAACTGCCCAACTACAAAGCCTCGAAGAAGCTGTGGAAAGTTTGTGTCGAGCATCATACTTTCTTCAG GGTTCAGTCAGTGGAGCCTCCGTCGTCCCGTCGCTTCCTAGTATTGGGCTCAAAGTTCCGATACAGCGGTCGGACTCAAGCCCAGACCCGACAGGCGAGCTCCATGATCGACCGCCCAGCGCCTCGCTTCACGCGCTCTGCCAGCAAGAGGCTGTCCCGTAACCTGGATGGAG CTGGAGACGACACTCTCCAGTTTCTGGAACAGCTCTCAGCACCCATCAGGTGTGAGACTGATGATTGGTTATTAATGATGACGCCTGATAAATCTCAGCCCTCCCCTGGACTCCCAG CCAAAGGGGAGTCGGAGCAGACTTTCACTCAGTCCTGGGAAGAAGGAGAGTCCTCTCGCTCAGTCACAGTAACCTGGCAGGGCACTGAGACCCAGTCAGTCAGTGGGCCGGGTCAGTCAG TCAAACCCAGCTTGGTAAGATCCCCCTCTTTGGCTCGGCTGTTGCAACCCGCAGTGACGCAGCAAGATGATTGGTTCCAGTACTTGGACCGGTTCTTCAGCTTCCCTGAGCGCGCTGAAAAGCCTCCAT TCTCCACCGAAGGCCAATCCCAGCTCGATGTGCAGACGCAGGTTAAATCTGTGACCAAACGGGAAATGTCCACTAAGAAAGTTGTTGAGTGGCTGCAGGAATCAGTGACCTTGGCAGACTCTCTGCAAGAGGCTGAGGTGTTGGAAGGGAAGCTGAGGGAAGTGAGGGACTTGGAGGAAAGGCTGCAGGACATAGATGAGAAGGCAGAGCGAGTTCAGAAGATAATAGAGTATGAACTGGGTCAGGAAGAGGTCGACAGGTTGAGAGCTGAAGAGGCtttggagctggagctggagcagcagcGAATCCAAGGTGGAACAAAGGTAGTAGTGAAGAGATCCGTGAGGAGGATGGAGACTGAAGAGGGTGAGGTGGACGCACTGGAAGACCAGATAAAGCAGGTGTTTTTCAAAGGTCTGCTGcctgaagaggaagaaggaTTTGAGATGATTGAAATGAATCAGTTAGATGACAGCTCGAGAGACAAACTACGGCAGATGGAGAAGGAGTGGCAGGAGGAAGTGCGGGAGAAATTTGCCTCTCCAGACGCTGCAGGTGCCACTTCTGTAGTAGCATATCAGAAGACGGTGCGCACGGCTGATAAGCGGGTGATTATTGTAGGGGAGCGAGGTCAGGCTGGAGCTCAGGTGGAAGATGAGGACAGTTGGTTCAGGCTCTTCGATTCTCCTTTTGCAGCGTTCAAACCGTCAG TTGATTCTGAAGAGAGCAGCTCAACACATGTGGGGAAACCCGAGCTTATAGTGGAGGATCGGCCAAAACGAGAAGAAGAACTCATAAAAAGGGTGGAtgactggtttgttttgttggacGTTCCTCCTGGAAAAACGTATTACATACCACCAG TTACGTTGAAGGAAAGAACCCAGGTGGATGCTGGACGTTTTGTCTCTGTGGTTGGAGTTGAGCAGGAGGAAAACGTTCTAGTTGAAGAGAGGAAAGTAACACGAAGAAGTCTGGAACAGCAGTCAGTGGCAGAGAGAGTTGATGACTGGTTTGAGTTGTCGGACGTTCCTCCTCGAGAAACAACAGACGTTTCAGCAG ttgCTGAAGTGAGTGTAGCAGAAGGGGTCTCTCTGGTTGAAGAAAAAGCTTTTGACCAGAGGGAAAAACGAGTAGTTTTTGTAGAGGAGTTTGGAAAAGAACTAATGGCACGTGAGACAAAAGATGACCGATTGGCGTTGCTTCCTGTTAAAGAATCCTCCCTTGTGTCCCAAG tTTCTATGACTGGGGATGTTCAAGCTTATCGCGAGGAAAGTAGAACAATTGTGTCTGAGTCAGTAGAGTCGAGCAGGAAAGATGTAGTTACGGAGATTGTGATGCAGGCGGAGGACAAGAAGCTCCCAGAGCAGAGAATATTAGAACGAATACACGGCAGAGACGATGGCGAttggtttctgctgtttgacGTAGTTTCCAAAGAGGAGTCTTACGTGCCTCCAG tttctgcacCGCTGCTAAGAAAAGTCTATCCAGATGTTCCAGCTGAGGCAGAAAGAGCAGGCCAGAAGTTGCGTCAGACTGCTTTTGACCAGATTAGGCCTCGGCTTTTCCAGCCACTGCCAGAGAAAGATGACGactggtttgttgtgtttgatgctGGCCGTGAAAAGGCCGTTATCTCCCCAGCAGGTAGAAAACTGACTTCTGTTCGCAGCCCATTTCTTGTTTACGGCGGATGTGCCAGTGTCACTCAGCGTCTTTCGCACTTCATTTGTACCCCAGCTGAGATTATTCAGGATGTGAAGAGGAGGATTGAGCGCGAGGTGACAACCACGGAGACTAGAGCGCACAAGGAGACGATAATTGATGTTGGCGGCAGGCAAGACGCggcttgtttttctgaaattagACTGAGCCAGATTGAGACGCTGGTAAGCAGGGAAGGAGAAGACGATTGGTTTGAGCTGCTGGACTTCGCACGAGAAAAACCCGCAGCCACGCCACCAG ctgctgtggttcagCGCGCTGTTCGCGTAGCAGCACAGGCTGAACCAAAACCAAAGGTTGTCACGGAAGACGTGAGACCACGAGTGACGTTTGTTAACCCACCGCTGTCCAGAAAAGTGGATGATGATTGGTTTGAGCTGCTGGATGGTGCAGCTGAAGTATCAG CGGCTGCGGAGGAACGTATTCGCTTTGGTCCCGAAgtgagagcagctgaaaggctgGCGGTCACAGAGCAGAGAGTACAGAAGAGAATTACTATAGTGGAAGAAACGTGGCAGAAGAAGGAAGCGGTGCAGACACCTCCGGCGCTGACAGCAGAGGAAGATGATTGGTTTGTTCTTCTGGATCGGGCCCCTGAGAAGTCAG TCGCTGCCCCTGAACGCATGCGGCTCCCAGCAGAGGTCAGACTTCCAACTGCTGGGGCCAGAACAAGGACGGACATTTCTGAAAGGAAACCAAAGTTTGAGAGGCGGATCCTGGAGGAAAGGCTCCCACGTGTCAGTGATGATTGGTTTGTTCTGCTTGATGGTGACCTCAAAGAGtcag TTGTGAGCTCGCAGAGGGGCGCGCGTCCGGTAAGCGCTCCGGTCTTCTCCCACGCTGCTCTGGCAGAGGCAGGAATCCCCATGTCCCCCCTGGACCAGCCTCAGACCTCCACTCCTATTAAAACCAGCTGccaggaggacaggaagctggAGGTCACCGTGGAAGCTGCGGAGCCGTCAAAAATTGAGGGCGTATCCGAGGTCAAG TCAGTAGTGTGGAGGGAGCAGAGAGAAGTACAATCTTCACTCATCTCCACCATCAATGGTGACATTCAG CACGAGTCTGAGTTTGAGAAGACGGGCTTGGAGGGCGTGCTAATGCGACAG AAAAGAGCTAAGAAATATGAGGGTGACACAATTTATATCAGACATAGTCTGTTAATGCTGGAG GACTTCGATAAgcctcaggaggagctgctcAGGCACCACGCCAGCATCAGCGAGCTGAAGAGGAACTTCATGGAGTCCGTCCCCGAGTCGAGGCCGAGCGAGTGGGACAAGCGTCTGTCCACTCACTCTCCGTTCCGCACGCTGGGCATCAACGGTCAACCTCTACCCAGTGCAGACGGG agCGTGTGCGTTAGTTCCTTTTGCAAACCTTCAGAGACAAACGCTTCTCACGAGGAACCCATCAGTACTCTGGGCTTTTCAGACCCGCCGAGCCCCACTGCGAGCCACGGGAGTGAGCCTGATAGCACCGAAGCTCTCCGCCTTCCcgttgatgaggaggaggagtggtGCAATCATGAGGAGGTTGTAGTTTTCGAGCCGCTCTCGGTGCCAGTCGTAGAGGTGGAAATGGCCCAACTGGCTCCTCCTTCCTTCGAGGCCTCCTGGACAGCTTTAGACGAGGTCCTGGAGGAGGAAGGGCCGCGCCCCGGAGCGTCGGAGTGCTCCGGGAGAATGCCCGGATCTTCCCCGGCTTCCTATTTCTGGAGCGACGGTCCGCAGGTCATACGCTGCTTCCAG CACCCGCGACACACGAAAACCCCACAAATTTATAATGGCGGCGAACACCGTGGGAGTGGTGAGAATTACTTCTAA
- the LOC108241980 gene encoding titin-like isoform X10, protein MKAPIAAPEPELKTEPETEQAPDQHSVSSTETQPAPEEPKEESEMKKEEPEVVEEEKKEDTNEKEEEKPAEQDEATTAEEKATEQAKKEKPVKEKRTEKKAEEAKGAKRQRNMQCKVTLLDDALFECELDKHAKGQELFSKVCNHINLLEKDYFGLAHWETPTNKTWLDPTKEIRKQVPGAVYEFTFSVKFYPPDPAQLTEDLTRYFMCLQLRKDIMQGVLPCSFVTLSLLGSYTVQSELGEYDPEVHGPDYVKDLSLAPGQSKELEEKVMELHRTYRSMSPAQADILFLENAKKLAMYGVDLHQAKDLDSVDIMLGVCSSGLMVYKDKLRINRFPWPKVLKISYKRSSFFIKIRPSEQEQYESTIGFKLPNYKASKKLWKVCVEHHTFFRVQSVEPPSSRRFLVLGSKFRYSGRTQAQTRQASSMIDRPAPRFTRSASKRLSRNLDGAGDDTLQFLEQLSAPIRCETDDWLLMMTPDKSQPSPGLPAKGESEQTFTQSWEEGESSRSVTVTWQGTETQSVSGPGQSVKPSLVRSPSLARLLQPAVTQQDDWFQYLDRFFSFPERAEKPPFSTEGQSQLDVQTQVKSVTKREMSTKKVVEWLQESVTLADSLQEAEVLEGKLREVRDLEERLQDIDEKAERVQKIIEYELGQEEVDRLRAEEALELELEQQRIQGGTKVVVKRSVRRMETEEGEVDALEDQIKQVFFKGLLPEEEEGFEMIEMNQLDDSSRDKLRQMEKEWQEEVREKFASPDAAGATSVVAYQKTVRTADKRVIIVGERGQAGAQVEDEDSWFRLFDSPFAAFKPSVDSEESSSTHVGKPELIVEDRPKREEELIKRVDDWFVLLDVPPGKTYYIPPVTLKERTQVDAGRFVSVVGVEQEENVLVEERKVTRRSLEQQSVAERVDDWFELSDVPPRETTDVSAVAEVSVAEGVSLVEEKAFDQREKRVVFVEEFGKELMARETKDDRLALLPVKESSLVSQVSMTGDVQAYREESRTIVSESVESSRKDVVTEIVMQAEDKKLPEQRILERIHGRDDGDWFLLFDVVSKEESYVPPVSAPLLRKVYPDVPAEAERAGQKLRQTAFDQIRPRLFQPLPEKDDDWFVVFDAGREKAVISPAGRKLTSVRSPFLVYGGCASVTQRLSHFICTPAEIIQDVKRRIEREVTTTETRAHKETIIDVGGRQDAACFSEIRLSQIETLVSREGEDDWFELLDFAREKPAATPPAAVVQRAVRVAAQAEPKPKVVTEDVRPRVTFVNPPLSRKVDDDWFELLDGAAEVSAAAEERIRFGPEVRAAERLAVTEQRVQKRITIVEETWQKKEAVQTPPALTAEEDDWFVLLDRAPEKSVAAPERMRLPAEVRLPTAGARTRTDISERKPKFERRILEERLPRVSDDWFVLLDGDLKESVVSSQRGARPVSAPVFSHAALAEAGIPMSPLDQPQTSTPIKTSCQEDRKLEVTVEAAEPSKIEGVSEVKSVVWREQREVQSSLISTINGDIQHESEFEKTGLEGVLMRQKRAKKYEGDTIYIRHSLLMLEDFDKPQEELLRHHASISELKRNFMESVPESRPSEWDKRLSTHSPFRTLGINGQPLPSADGTRRAPLRATGVSLIAPKLSAFPLMRRRSGAIMRRL, encoded by the exons ATGAAGGCACCGATTGCAGCTCCGGAGCCTGAGCTAAAAACTGAGCCGGAGACTGAACAGGCTCCGGATCAGCACTCAGTCAGCAGCACGGAGACGCAG CCAGCTCCAGAGGAGCCGAAGGAAGAATCTGAGATGAAGAAAGAGGAGCCCGAAGTagtggaggaagagaaaaaggagGACACCAAcgaaaaagaggaggagaagccaGCGGAACAGGACGAGGCGACCACAGCAGAGGAAAAAGCCACGGAGCAGGCTAAGAAGGAGAAGCCCGTGAAAGAAAAGAGGACTGAGAAGAAGGCGGAGGAGGCTAAGGGCGCCAAACGTCAGAGAAACATGCAGTGCAAAGTCACCCTACTGGACGACGCTCTGTTTGAGTGCGAACTTGAT AAACATGCTAAAGGCCAGGAGCTTTTTTCGAAAGTGTGCAATCATATCAACCTGCTGGAGAAAGACTACTTTGGCCTCGCTCACTGGGAAACCCCAACCAACAAG ACATGGTTGGATCCCACTAAAGAGATCCGGAAACAGGTTCCCGGCGCTGTTTACGAGTTTACATTCAGCGTGAAGTTCTACCCTCCTGATCCAGCCCAGCTCACTGAAGACCTCACCAG GTACTTCATGTGCCTCCAGCTCAGGAAGGACATTATGCAAGGTGTCCTTCCCTGTTCCTTTGTCACCTTGTCCCTGCTGGGTTCCTACACGGTCCAGTCAGAGCTGGGGGAATATGACCCAGAGGTTCATGGACCGGACTACGTTAAAGACCTGAGCCTGGCCCCGGGACAGAGCAAAGAGCTGGAAGAAAAAGTGATGGAGCTGCACCGCACTTACAG GTCAATGAGTCCGGCTCAAGCAGACATATTGTTTCTGGAAAATGCGAAGAAACTTGCGATGTACGGCGTAGACCTGCATCAGGCCAAG GATCTTGACAGTGTCGACATCATGCTGGGGGTTTGCTCGAGCGGTCTGATGGTTTACAAGGACAAGCTGAGGATCAACCGTTTCCCTTGGCCCAAAGTGCTCAAAATCTCTTACAAACGGAGCAGCTTTTTCATCAAAATCAGGCCGTCAGAG caGGAGCAATATGAGAGCACCATCGGCTTCAAACTGCCCAACTACAAAGCCTCGAAGAAGCTGTGGAAAGTTTGTGTCGAGCATCATACTTTCTTCAG GGTTCAGTCAGTGGAGCCTCCGTCGTCCCGTCGCTTCCTAGTATTGGGCTCAAAGTTCCGATACAGCGGTCGGACTCAAGCCCAGACCCGACAGGCGAGCTCCATGATCGACCGCCCAGCGCCTCGCTTCACGCGCTCTGCCAGCAAGAGGCTGTCCCGTAACCTGGATGGAG CTGGAGACGACACTCTCCAGTTTCTGGAACAGCTCTCAGCACCCATCAGGTGTGAGACTGATGATTGGTTATTAATGATGACGCCTGATAAATCTCAGCCCTCCCCTGGACTCCCAG CCAAAGGGGAGTCGGAGCAGACTTTCACTCAGTCCTGGGAAGAAGGAGAGTCCTCTCGCTCAGTCACAGTAACCTGGCAGGGCACTGAGACCCAGTCAGTCAGTGGGCCGGGTCAGTCAG TCAAACCCAGCTTGGTAAGATCCCCCTCTTTGGCTCGGCTGTTGCAACCCGCAGTGACGCAGCAAGATGATTGGTTCCAGTACTTGGACCGGTTCTTCAGCTTCCCTGAGCGCGCTGAAAAGCCTCCAT TCTCCACCGAAGGCCAATCCCAGCTCGATGTGCAGACGCAGGTTAAATCTGTGACCAAACGGGAAATGTCCACTAAGAAAGTTGTTGAGTGGCTGCAGGAATCAGTGACCTTGGCAGACTCTCTGCAAGAGGCTGAGGTGTTGGAAGGGAAGCTGAGGGAAGTGAGGGACTTGGAGGAAAGGCTGCAGGACATAGATGAGAAGGCAGAGCGAGTTCAGAAGATAATAGAGTATGAACTGGGTCAGGAAGAGGTCGACAGGTTGAGAGCTGAAGAGGCtttggagctggagctggagcagcagcGAATCCAAGGTGGAACAAAGGTAGTAGTGAAGAGATCCGTGAGGAGGATGGAGACTGAAGAGGGTGAGGTGGACGCACTGGAAGACCAGATAAAGCAGGTGTTTTTCAAAGGTCTGCTGcctgaagaggaagaaggaTTTGAGATGATTGAAATGAATCAGTTAGATGACAGCTCGAGAGACAAACTACGGCAGATGGAGAAGGAGTGGCAGGAGGAAGTGCGGGAGAAATTTGCCTCTCCAGACGCTGCAGGTGCCACTTCTGTAGTAGCATATCAGAAGACGGTGCGCACGGCTGATAAGCGGGTGATTATTGTAGGGGAGCGAGGTCAGGCTGGAGCTCAGGTGGAAGATGAGGACAGTTGGTTCAGGCTCTTCGATTCTCCTTTTGCAGCGTTCAAACCGTCAG TTGATTCTGAAGAGAGCAGCTCAACACATGTGGGGAAACCCGAGCTTATAGTGGAGGATCGGCCAAAACGAGAAGAAGAACTCATAAAAAGGGTGGAtgactggtttgttttgttggacGTTCCTCCTGGAAAAACGTATTACATACCACCAG TTACGTTGAAGGAAAGAACCCAGGTGGATGCTGGACGTTTTGTCTCTGTGGTTGGAGTTGAGCAGGAGGAAAACGTTCTAGTTGAAGAGAGGAAAGTAACACGAAGAAGTCTGGAACAGCAGTCAGTGGCAGAGAGAGTTGATGACTGGTTTGAGTTGTCGGACGTTCCTCCTCGAGAAACAACAGACGTTTCAGCAG ttgCTGAAGTGAGTGTAGCAGAAGGGGTCTCTCTGGTTGAAGAAAAAGCTTTTGACCAGAGGGAAAAACGAGTAGTTTTTGTAGAGGAGTTTGGAAAAGAACTAATGGCACGTGAGACAAAAGATGACCGATTGGCGTTGCTTCCTGTTAAAGAATCCTCCCTTGTGTCCCAAG tTTCTATGACTGGGGATGTTCAAGCTTATCGCGAGGAAAGTAGAACAATTGTGTCTGAGTCAGTAGAGTCGAGCAGGAAAGATGTAGTTACGGAGATTGTGATGCAGGCGGAGGACAAGAAGCTCCCAGAGCAGAGAATATTAGAACGAATACACGGCAGAGACGATGGCGAttggtttctgctgtttgacGTAGTTTCCAAAGAGGAGTCTTACGTGCCTCCAG tttctgcacCGCTGCTAAGAAAAGTCTATCCAGATGTTCCAGCTGAGGCAGAAAGAGCAGGCCAGAAGTTGCGTCAGACTGCTTTTGACCAGATTAGGCCTCGGCTTTTCCAGCCACTGCCAGAGAAAGATGACGactggtttgttgtgtttgatgctGGCCGTGAAAAGGCCGTTATCTCCCCAGCAGGTAGAAAACTGACTTCTGTTCGCAGCCCATTTCTTGTTTACGGCGGATGTGCCAGTGTCACTCAGCGTCTTTCGCACTTCATTTGTACCCCAGCTGAGATTATTCAGGATGTGAAGAGGAGGATTGAGCGCGAGGTGACAACCACGGAGACTAGAGCGCACAAGGAGACGATAATTGATGTTGGCGGCAGGCAAGACGCggcttgtttttctgaaattagACTGAGCCAGATTGAGACGCTGGTAAGCAGGGAAGGAGAAGACGATTGGTTTGAGCTGCTGGACTTCGCACGAGAAAAACCCGCAGCCACGCCACCAG ctgctgtggttcagCGCGCTGTTCGCGTAGCAGCACAGGCTGAACCAAAACCAAAGGTTGTCACGGAAGACGTGAGACCACGAGTGACGTTTGTTAACCCACCGCTGTCCAGAAAAGTGGATGATGATTGGTTTGAGCTGCTGGATGGTGCAGCTGAAGTATCAG CGGCTGCGGAGGAACGTATTCGCTTTGGTCCCGAAgtgagagcagctgaaaggctgGCGGTCACAGAGCAGAGAGTACAGAAGAGAATTACTATAGTGGAAGAAACGTGGCAGAAGAAGGAAGCGGTGCAGACACCTCCGGCGCTGACAGCAGAGGAAGATGATTGGTTTGTTCTTCTGGATCGGGCCCCTGAGAAGTCAG TCGCTGCCCCTGAACGCATGCGGCTCCCAGCAGAGGTCAGACTTCCAACTGCTGGGGCCAGAACAAGGACGGACATTTCTGAAAGGAAACCAAAGTTTGAGAGGCGGATCCTGGAGGAAAGGCTCCCACGTGTCAGTGATGATTGGTTTGTTCTGCTTGATGGTGACCTCAAAGAGtcag TTGTGAGCTCGCAGAGGGGCGCGCGTCCGGTAAGCGCTCCGGTCTTCTCCCACGCTGCTCTGGCAGAGGCAGGAATCCCCATGTCCCCCCTGGACCAGCCTCAGACCTCCACTCCTATTAAAACCAGCTGccaggaggacaggaagctggAGGTCACCGTGGAAGCTGCGGAGCCGTCAAAAATTGAGGGCGTATCCGAGGTCAAG TCAGTAGTGTGGAGGGAGCAGAGAGAAGTACAATCTTCACTCATCTCCACCATCAATGGTGACATTCAG CACGAGTCTGAGTTTGAGAAGACGGGCTTGGAGGGCGTGCTAATGCGACAG AAAAGAGCTAAGAAATATGAGGGTGACACAATTTATATCAGACATAGTCTGTTAATGCTGGAG GACTTCGATAAgcctcaggaggagctgctcAGGCACCACGCCAGCATCAGCGAGCTGAAGAGGAACTTCATGGAGTCCGTCCCCGAGTCGAGGCCGAGCGAGTGGGACAAGCGTCTGTCCACTCACTCTCCGTTCCGCACGCTGGGCATCAACGGTCAACCTCTACCCAGTGCAGACGGG ACCCGCCGAGCCCCACTGCGAGCCACGGGAGTGAGCCTGATAGCACCGAAGCTCTCCGCCTTCCcgttgatgaggaggaggagtggtGCAATCATGAGGAGGTTGTAG